In one Bryobacteraceae bacterium genomic region, the following are encoded:
- a CDS encoding SUMF1/EgtB/PvdO family nonheme iron enzyme, which translates to MRNGVVTIEFPKGRHRGNGVVIGPRMVITCAHVVKEARKGTKIWIDGETAATIRGADARADLALLDTDNEAGAPLPWREAGSIGEKVTYIGSSHPDGRIVPASEVCPASKTLTLAANFPEGASGGGVFRDHGAQIYCIGVLDEHQHMTTSSTAIGIGKVRDFCRSLGVELPDKPAAPPPPRKYDIEPYWEWLRGHTQQIDFRGLKAGTKKVQAYPMDDLFIPLMTYSGGEMRKAVPLEEALRRNRMLVIQGDAGSGKTTFLRYEAWQYCRPEPGRRGIPLLVSIARLDTFIQAHAGKGDYPTEADSPAWISHYLMAQSTERKWGLERAFFETRLTDAETVVLLDGLDEATSEQRREQMARLFEQARTTYKRCRWVVTTRPAAYEGKGTLDGFTVTAILDLEQPQIEGFLKRWSLCLKDNHESAAEEHCRDLRGALDRSPWEIRKMARNPLMLSALAVVHYNESRLPDQRAELYECILKWLARSREEKPGRPRDAELLDRYGYLAVSMQDAKGKYLTRLPRAEAAQLLARQYKLTSAAEMLAEDEIDSGIITSEGTKEIKFYHRSFQEYLAARYLAELEAADRKAEVERLIARPEWRETLVLLAGCLHGRSEKWLNGFFRDLVAYGLGRKKLEGRARVVGLVGSMLTDLAAVEYALEGETESQYGELRTDVMRIFEPDGAPELGVKTRAAVADALAQGGDPRLKLPRDPGYWVKVGKLWFGRFPVTVHEYARYVESGGKKPGEWLEQMQTPSRPVVRVSWHDANGYCNWVGAVRLPTDAEWAAAAYGSKGGREFPWGDRPEPNDEVANFGGNVARPSSVGLFPEGATPEGLMDMAGNVWEWTSTEHSGGKSVRGGSFGDSAYWLRAAYRYWNVPGLRYVILGFRLVRESVP; encoded by the coding sequence ATGCGGAATGGAGTGGTGACGATCGAGTTTCCGAAGGGGCGGCACCGGGGCAATGGAGTGGTGATCGGTCCGCGGATGGTGATCACTTGCGCGCATGTGGTGAAGGAGGCACGGAAGGGCACGAAGATCTGGATCGACGGCGAAACGGCCGCGACGATCCGGGGGGCGGATGCGAGGGCGGACCTGGCGTTGCTCGACACCGATAACGAAGCCGGCGCGCCGCTGCCCTGGCGCGAGGCGGGGAGCATCGGCGAGAAGGTGACCTACATCGGAAGTTCGCACCCGGACGGCAGGATCGTGCCGGCGAGCGAAGTCTGTCCCGCGTCGAAGACGTTGACGCTCGCGGCGAATTTTCCCGAAGGTGCGAGCGGAGGCGGCGTGTTCCGGGATCACGGAGCGCAGATCTACTGCATCGGGGTGCTGGACGAACACCAGCACATGACGACGAGTTCCACGGCGATCGGGATCGGGAAGGTGCGCGACTTCTGCCGGAGCCTGGGCGTGGAACTGCCGGACAAGCCCGCCGCGCCGCCACCACCGCGCAAGTACGACATTGAGCCCTACTGGGAGTGGCTGCGCGGGCACACGCAGCAGATCGATTTCCGGGGATTAAAGGCGGGGACAAAGAAGGTCCAAGCGTATCCGATGGACGACCTGTTCATTCCGCTGATGACCTACAGCGGCGGCGAGATGCGCAAAGCGGTTCCGCTAGAAGAAGCGCTGCGGCGAAACCGAATGCTGGTGATCCAGGGCGACGCAGGGAGCGGCAAGACGACGTTTCTGCGCTACGAGGCATGGCAATACTGCCGGCCGGAGCCGGGGCGAAGGGGCATTCCGCTGCTGGTGAGCATCGCGCGGCTCGACACATTCATTCAGGCGCACGCTGGAAAGGGCGACTACCCGACGGAGGCGGATTCGCCGGCGTGGATCTCGCACTACCTCATGGCCCAGAGCACAGAACGGAAATGGGGCCTCGAACGCGCGTTCTTCGAGACGAGACTCACCGACGCGGAGACGGTTGTCCTGCTCGACGGACTGGACGAAGCGACGAGCGAGCAGCGGCGCGAGCAGATGGCCCGCCTGTTCGAGCAGGCGCGGACGACGTACAAGCGCTGCCGATGGGTGGTGACGACACGGCCGGCGGCCTATGAAGGGAAGGGCACGCTCGACGGGTTCACGGTGACGGCGATTCTCGACCTCGAGCAGCCGCAGATCGAAGGGTTTCTGAAGCGATGGTCGCTTTGTCTGAAAGACAACCACGAATCGGCCGCTGAGGAGCATTGCCGGGATTTGCGCGGGGCGTTGGACCGGTCGCCGTGGGAGATCCGGAAGATGGCGCGGAATCCGCTGATGCTTTCGGCGCTGGCAGTGGTCCACTACAACGAAAGCCGTCTGCCGGATCAACGGGCGGAGTTGTACGAGTGCATCCTGAAGTGGTTGGCTCGGAGCCGGGAGGAGAAGCCGGGGCGGCCGCGCGATGCTGAACTGTTGGACCGGTATGGCTATCTGGCGGTGAGCATGCAGGACGCCAAGGGGAAGTACCTGACTCGCCTGCCGCGGGCGGAAGCGGCGCAACTGCTGGCGAGGCAATACAAGCTAACGAGCGCCGCGGAGATGTTGGCCGAAGACGAGATCGACAGCGGCATCATCACGAGCGAGGGCACGAAGGAAATCAAGTTCTATCACAGGAGCTTTCAGGAGTACCTGGCGGCGCGGTATCTGGCGGAACTGGAGGCGGCGGACCGGAAGGCGGAGGTGGAGAGGCTGATCGCGCGGCCGGAGTGGCGCGAGACGCTGGTGTTGCTGGCCGGGTGCCTTCACGGGAGGAGCGAGAAGTGGCTGAATGGCTTCTTCCGGGATCTGGTGGCCTATGGGCTGGGGCGGAAGAAGCTGGAAGGCCGGGCTCGTGTGGTTGGGCTGGTAGGGTCGATGCTGACGGACCTGGCCGCCGTCGAGTACGCGTTGGAAGGCGAGACGGAGAGTCAGTACGGGGAACTGCGGACTGACGTGATGCGGATCTTCGAGCCGGACGGCGCGCCGGAGTTGGGCGTGAAGACCCGCGCGGCGGTGGCGGATGCGCTGGCACAGGGCGGAGATCCGCGGTTGAAGCTGCCGCGAGATCCAGGCTACTGGGTGAAGGTGGGGAAGCTCTGGTTCGGCCGGTTTCCGGTGACTGTGCATGAGTATGCAAGGTACGTGGAGTCGGGCGGGAAGAAACCGGGCGAGTGGTTGGAGCAGATGCAGACTCCGAGCCGCCCTGTCGTGAGAGTGAGTTGGCACGACGCGAACGGCTACTGCAATTGGGTCGGCGCAGTCCGGCTGCCAACGGATGCCGAGTGGGCAGCGGCCGCCTATGGCAGCAAAGGCGGACGAGAGTTTCCTTGGGGAGACCGGCCTGAACCGAACGACGAGGTCGCGAACTTCGGCGGCAACGTCGCGCGTCCAAGCTCGGTGGGCCTGTTTCCCGAGGGAGCGACTCCGGAGGGGCTGATGGACATGGCTGGTAATGTTTGGGAGTGGACTTCCACCGAACACTCTGGGGGCAAGTCCGTGCGGGGCGGTTCGTTCGGCGACAGTGCGTACTGGCTCCGGGCGGCGTATCGGTACTGGAACGTTCCTGGCCTCAGGTACGTCATTCTGGGGTTTCGATTGGTCCGGGAATCCGTCCCTTGA
- a CDS encoding glycosyltransferase family 2 protein, translating to MNTPRVSIGLPIYNGSNFMRETIDSVLRQTFTDWELVICDNASTDATPEICREYAARDSRIRFYANAKNMGAAYNYDRVLELSRGEYFKWTAHDDLMAPDFLEKCAGLLDSDRSAIGAAPQAAMIDESGQILREPWREVSMSSERPSERYRQQLTDAEGFRQIFGLYRTPVVRNCGPNGRWGSSDKNFLARLSLQGKILVTDTVLYSRVHPLQSVNAHTSTHARSIWFDPKLAGKIHFPRFSMVWDYLSAVFAYPMPFSERLRATGYWLRHMHWPGLAKDVAVAGLTLAHRALPGRWEPDQIIDPTAKRRTQKYAQSPVGLEAGKKSR from the coding sequence ATGAACACGCCGCGAGTCTCGATTGGGCTTCCGATCTACAACGGGTCGAACTTCATGCGCGAGACCATTGACAGCGTCCTTCGGCAGACGTTCACTGATTGGGAACTGGTGATTTGCGACAACGCTTCGACGGATGCGACACCGGAGATCTGCCGGGAGTATGCGGCTCGCGACTCGAGGATTCGCTTCTATGCAAACGCGAAGAACATGGGCGCCGCCTACAACTACGACCGCGTCCTCGAGCTTTCCCGCGGAGAGTATTTCAAATGGACGGCGCACGACGACTTGATGGCTCCGGACTTTCTCGAGAAGTGCGCCGGACTGCTAGACTCCGACCGGAGCGCCATCGGCGCGGCACCGCAAGCGGCGATGATCGACGAGTCGGGGCAGATCCTGAGAGAGCCGTGGAGGGAGGTCTCGATGTCGTCCGAACGTCCGTCGGAACGATATCGGCAGCAGCTGACTGACGCGGAGGGTTTCCGGCAGATCTTCGGACTATATCGCACGCCGGTTGTGCGCAACTGCGGGCCTAACGGACGCTGGGGCAGTTCGGACAAGAACTTTCTCGCCCGCCTCAGCCTGCAGGGAAAGATCCTGGTAACCGATACTGTGCTCTACTCGCGGGTGCACCCGCTCCAAAGCGTGAATGCGCACACCAGCACGCATGCACGTTCGATCTGGTTCGATCCCAAGCTGGCGGGAAAAATTCATTTCCCACGTTTCTCGATGGTCTGGGACTACCTGAGCGCGGTGTTCGCGTATCCGATGCCATTTTCGGAGCGGCTCCGGGCAACCGGATACTGGCTCCGCCACATGCACTGGCCGGGCCTCGCGAAGGACGTGGCGGTCGCCGGACTCACACTGGCCCACCGCGCGCTGCCGGGCCGCTGGGAGCCGGATCAGATCATCGACCCGACCGCAAAGCGCAGGACGCAAAAGTACGCGCAAAGCCCGGTGGGGCTCGAAGCGGGGAAGAAGAGCCGGTAG
- the avd gene encoding diversity-generating retroelement protein Avd gives MKRRYTEPSTPIVVAKTYDFVKWLLPKVENFPRAHKFTIGDRLTEQGLDLLTALVEAAYAHQKQDLLESANRKVNSTRYLLRLAKDMNLLTGDSYAFSAVHLDEIGRMVGGWMKSQPERA, from the coding sequence ATGAAGCGGCGCTACACAGAACCGTCCACCCCGATTGTGGTGGCCAAGACGTACGACTTTGTGAAATGGCTGCTGCCGAAGGTGGAGAACTTTCCGCGAGCGCACAAGTTCACCATTGGAGACCGGCTCACGGAGCAGGGGCTAGACCTTCTCACGGCGTTGGTGGAGGCGGCTTATGCCCACCAGAAGCAGGATCTGCTCGAATCGGCCAATCGCAAGGTGAACAGCACGCGGTATCTGCTGCGGCTGGCCAAGGACATGAACCTGCTCACCGGCGATTCCTACGCCTTCAGCGCCGTCCACCTGGACGAAATCGGGCGGATGGTAGGCGGCTGGATGAAGTCTCAGCCGGAACGGGCGTAG
- a CDS encoding class I SAM-dependent methyltransferase: MILEKTYAPLLAEPPRTTCRACGGGALETIVAFGETPLADGLVAPGRLKDADPVAPLTMVLCPQCSLVQILETVRPEVLFSDDYPYYSSVSPAFMEHARANAVEMIETRRLDAGSKAIEIASNDGYLLVNFVERGIPALGIDAAKGPAEAAQRKGVRTMHAFFTRELAFELRERGESADVLFANNVLAHVWDLNGFVDGIAALLKPDGVAVIECPYLLDLIGHCEFDTVYHQHLCYFSVTALDRLFRSHGLTLSDIRKIPIHGGSLRLYVTHGEAQSAAVTGMLSDEASAGVAKASFYEGFADRVAQIRTSLRDVLGRLKSEGKRVAGYGAAAKGTTMLAYCGVSKDDLEYIVDLNPRKHGLHMPGNRIPIVPVTVLTEDRPDYCLLLAWNFSAEILKQQQSYRDRGGRFIIPVPELRIV, translated from the coding sequence TTGATCTTAGAGAAAACGTACGCGCCGCTGTTGGCGGAGCCGCCCCGCACCACGTGTAGAGCTTGCGGCGGCGGAGCGCTCGAAACGATCGTTGCATTCGGCGAAACGCCGCTTGCCGACGGGCTGGTTGCCCCGGGCCGGCTGAAGGACGCGGATCCAGTGGCGCCTCTCACGATGGTTCTGTGCCCGCAATGCTCACTCGTGCAGATACTCGAGACCGTCCGTCCGGAAGTGCTCTTCAGCGACGACTATCCGTACTACTCGTCCGTGTCGCCGGCCTTCATGGAGCACGCCAGGGCGAACGCCGTGGAAATGATTGAGACAAGGCGGCTCGATGCGGGGAGCAAGGCTATCGAAATCGCCTCCAACGATGGTTACCTGTTAGTCAATTTCGTGGAGCGCGGAATTCCCGCGCTCGGAATCGACGCCGCCAAGGGACCGGCCGAGGCAGCGCAACGAAAGGGCGTTCGCACCATGCACGCCTTCTTCACCCGCGAGTTGGCCTTCGAACTCCGGGAAAGGGGCGAATCAGCCGACGTACTTTTCGCGAACAACGTTCTGGCGCACGTTTGGGACCTGAACGGATTCGTGGATGGAATCGCGGCCCTGCTGAAGCCGGATGGAGTGGCGGTCATCGAGTGTCCCTACCTGCTCGATCTGATCGGGCACTGCGAGTTCGACACCGTCTATCATCAGCACCTTTGTTACTTCTCCGTCACCGCGCTCGACCGTCTCTTCCGGAGCCATGGGCTGACGCTTTCGGACATCAGAAAGATTCCGATCCATGGAGGTTCGTTGCGCTTGTATGTCACGCACGGAGAAGCGCAGTCGGCGGCCGTGACCGGGATGCTGTCGGACGAGGCGTCGGCCGGAGTGGCCAAGGCTTCCTTCTACGAAGGCTTCGCGGACCGCGTGGCTCAGATCCGAACGAGTCTCCGCGACGTGCTCGGCCGGCTCAAATCGGAAGGCAAGCGGGTCGCGGGGTATGGGGCGGCCGCCAAAGGCACGACGATGCTGGCCTATTGCGGAGTTTCCAAAGACGACCTGGAATACATCGTCGATCTCAATCCGCGCAAGCACGGACTGCATATGCCAGGGAACCGCATTCCGATCGTCCCGGTGACGGTGCTGACGGAGGACCGGCCCGACTACTGCCTTCTCCTGGCATGGAACTTCTCGGCCGAGATCCTGAAGCAGCAACAATCGTATCGCGACCGCGGCGGACGCTTCATCATTCCCGTTCCGGAGTTGCGCATTGTCTGA
- a CDS encoding RNA-directed DNA polymerase: MDQAILVEMLARVIRCRPTLDLAETIIAGSNPQEEVPWYFPGDDLFTPFERRRGLPLGNQTSQFFANVYLNGMDQFIDRQVKPPVYVRYVDDWVVFDDDKERLGELRVRLEAELARVRLRMHPGKSRVYRCRDGLTFLGWRLFPGHARLARGNVVATQRRMRRLQERASSTGNE, encoded by the coding sequence TTGGACCAAGCGATCCTGGTCGAGATGCTGGCGCGGGTAATTCGATGCAGGCCGACCCTCGATTTGGCCGAGACTATCATCGCCGGATCGAACCCGCAGGAAGAGGTCCCGTGGTACTTCCCGGGCGACGACCTCTTTACGCCGTTCGAGCGCCGCCGCGGGCTGCCGCTCGGGAACCAGACCTCACAGTTTTTCGCGAATGTCTACCTCAATGGCATGGACCAGTTCATCGACCGGCAGGTGAAGCCGCCGGTCTACGTCCGCTACGTGGACGACTGGGTGGTGTTCGACGATGACAAGGAGCGGCTTGGCGAACTACGCGTGCGCCTGGAGGCGGAGTTGGCGCGGGTGCGGCTCCGCATGCATCCGGGCAAATCGCGGGTGTACCGTTGCCGCGACGGTTTGACGTTCCTCGGTTGGCGGCTCTTCCCCGGACACGCGAGGTTGGCAAGGGGCAATGTAGTGGCCACACAGAGGAGGATGCGGCGTCTTCAGGAGCGGGCGTCATCGACTGGGAACGAGTGA
- a CDS encoding SDR family oxidoreductase encodes MRVLVTGSHGYIGTILAPMLERAGHSVTGMDTDLYAACDYGRAPVHPRTIAKDIRSAERGDLAGFDAVIHLAGLSNDPLGFLDPELTYDINHRASVRLAELAKAAGVSRFLYSSSCSTYGASGDGYLDENGVFNPVTPYGISKALVERDLPAMADDGFSPVYLRNATVYGYSPRLRFDLVVNNLTAWAYCTGHVQMKSDGQPWRPLVHVEDVAAAFTALLTAPRELVHNRPFNVGRTSENYRVREVAEMVAAAVPGSKCSFAPGASPDSRNYRVDCGRIEREIESYRPRWTVAEGVREVHAKYRELGLSVEEFEGPKYKRVDHIRQLIQAGVLDESLRRIDGRTLDLRENVRAAVGGAAPHHV; translated from the coding sequence GTGAGAGTACTTGTAACGGGGAGTCACGGATACATCGGAACCATACTGGCGCCGATGCTGGAACGCGCGGGCCATTCCGTCACCGGCATGGATACGGATCTTTATGCGGCGTGCGACTATGGCCGGGCGCCGGTTCACCCGCGGACGATCGCCAAGGACATTCGTTCCGCGGAGCGCGGGGACCTCGCGGGCTTCGACGCGGTGATTCATCTCGCCGGGCTGTCGAACGATCCGTTGGGCTTTCTGGACCCGGAACTCACCTACGACATCAACCATCGCGCGTCGGTTCGCTTGGCCGAACTAGCCAAGGCCGCCGGCGTGTCGCGATTTCTTTACTCTTCGTCCTGCAGCACCTACGGCGCTTCCGGCGACGGCTACCTCGACGAGAACGGCGTCTTCAATCCGGTAACTCCGTACGGCATCTCCAAGGCGCTCGTGGAACGCGACCTTCCGGCGATGGCGGACGACGGGTTCAGCCCGGTGTATCTTCGGAACGCAACCGTATATGGCTATTCACCGCGGCTACGATTCGATCTCGTGGTGAATAATCTTACCGCCTGGGCCTACTGTACCGGCCATGTCCAGATGAAGAGCGACGGCCAGCCTTGGCGTCCGCTCGTGCATGTGGAGGACGTGGCGGCAGCGTTCACGGCGCTGTTGACGGCGCCCCGGGAACTGGTGCATAACCGGCCGTTCAACGTCGGGCGGACGAGCGAGAACTACCGTGTTCGCGAGGTGGCCGAGATGGTCGCGGCGGCGGTGCCTGGAAGCAAGTGCAGCTTCGCACCCGGCGCGAGTCCCGATTCCCGTAACTATCGCGTGGATTGCGGCCGCATTGAGCGGGAGATCGAGAGCTACCGGCCGCGGTGGACCGTCGCGGAAGGCGTGCGCGAAGTTCACGCGAAGTACCGCGAGTTGGGCCTGTCGGTGGAGGAGTTCGAGGGGCCGAAATACAAGCGCGTCGATCACATTCGCCAGCTTATTCAAGCCGGGGTGTTAGACGAGTCTCTTCGGAGGATCGATGGGAGGACACTTGATCTTAGAGAAAACGTACGCGCCGCTGTTGGCGGAGCCGCCCCGCACCACGTGTAG
- a CDS encoding class I SAM-dependent methyltransferase: MEVFHEVRRVPVHNTLLMRSREEASGFPTGDITLGYCSACGFIRNTAYDPSLQHYCGDIEETQAFSATFNAFHQRLAEELIGRHQLRGKTVLEIGCGKGEFLRMLCELGGNRGTGFDPAVVPERNGGGDATFIADFYSSRYFDYQADLFICKMTLEHIRDAAEFTGMVRRAALQRGSPAFFMVPNASHVLRSGAFWDVYYEHCSYFTPGALARMFRAQGWRVTGLWTEYEDQYLAIEAEPCGGLESALEPHAAATEETPREGRAAAGDFARNVDEAIEAWRALARSMRPGGKPWALWGGGSKAVAFVSALGGELGPSYAVDINPYKQGAFLPGSGIPVIGPAALRNQRPEYVVVMNPIYQREVEEELARQGVDTKVLALDAAVPPRKEVV, translated from the coding sequence ATGGAAGTGTTTCATGAAGTTCGCCGGGTTCCCGTTCACAACACGCTGCTCATGCGCAGCCGTGAGGAAGCGTCCGGTTTTCCAACCGGCGACATCACGTTAGGCTACTGCTCGGCGTGCGGGTTCATCCGGAACACCGCCTACGATCCTTCACTCCAGCACTACTGCGGAGATATCGAAGAAACCCAGGCGTTTTCAGCCACGTTCAACGCGTTTCACCAGCGTCTCGCCGAGGAGTTGATCGGCCGCCATCAACTACGCGGCAAGACCGTTCTGGAGATCGGCTGCGGAAAAGGGGAGTTTCTCCGGATGCTCTGCGAGTTGGGCGGCAACCGCGGCACGGGATTCGATCCCGCCGTCGTGCCCGAACGCAACGGTGGAGGGGATGCTACTTTCATCGCCGACTTCTATTCCTCCCGATACTTCGACTATCAGGCGGACCTGTTCATCTGCAAGATGACGCTCGAGCATATCCGCGACGCGGCCGAGTTTACCGGGATGGTGAGACGGGCCGCGCTGCAGCGCGGGTCGCCAGCTTTCTTCATGGTTCCTAACGCCAGCCACGTGCTGCGCTCGGGAGCTTTCTGGGATGTTTACTACGAACACTGCTCTTACTTCACGCCGGGTGCGCTGGCGCGAATGTTTCGCGCCCAAGGTTGGCGCGTAACGGGACTCTGGACCGAGTACGAGGATCAGTATCTCGCGATCGAGGCGGAACCTTGCGGAGGCCTTGAGTCCGCGCTTGAACCGCACGCGGCGGCGACCGAGGAGACGCCGCGGGAAGGGAGAGCCGCGGCCGGGGACTTCGCGAGGAACGTCGACGAGGCGATCGAGGCATGGCGCGCGTTGGCGCGATCGATGCGGCCCGGCGGGAAGCCGTGGGCGCTTTGGGGCGGCGGCTCCAAGGCCGTTGCGTTTGTCTCGGCACTAGGAGGCGAGTTGGGTCCGAGCTACGCAGTGGACATCAATCCGTACAAGCAAGGCGCTTTTCTGCCCGGGTCCGGGATTCCGGTGATCGGCCCGGCGGCGTTGCGCAACCAACGGCCGGAGTATGTGGTCGTCATGAATCCGATCTACCAGCGGGAAGTGGAGGAGGAACTCGCGCGGCAGGGCGTGGACACCAAGGTCCTGGCCCTCGACGCGGCGGTCCCACCGCGGAAGGAGGTTGTTTGA
- a CDS encoding fatty acid desaturase — MPNYNLTPGRQALAIRDQLETVLVRRLPHLLQPSASRMLTAITGLAPTGATAPAEATEPRAFALMMAAILAGLAGLFLPVPLAIAAGLLLVHGMRQFSSVVGHHMTHGAKVMPGPAWLRRVIYDVASAMLLLPRFEAYRRDHQRHHAYAAGPRDTDQRFIAWLGARFDGVVPFGLTIVEPRFHARFLWARLRANLAEGPLARRALALAFNAAMLWSASLAWVMFAGVLYQIATLVQWASEHLWGTRPEGQAPMETSIAVTYGRLLLPDPGDHSLPGLLAHLAVYAAFRFLLVTGDLVNHDLHHLAIGPWTHHPYVRNRLILEGRIPLRQTVSLQGTFRVAFDSARGTADPQPPRNMDGGQMLGM; from the coding sequence ATGCCAAATTACAACCTGACTCCCGGCCGCCAGGCGCTGGCCATTCGCGACCAATTGGAGACGGTGCTCGTCCGCCGCCTCCCCCACTTACTCCAACCCTCGGCGAGCCGCATGCTCACCGCCATCACCGGACTCGCGCCCACCGGCGCAACCGCGCCGGCGGAAGCCACCGAACCCCGCGCCTTCGCGCTGATGATGGCCGCCATTCTCGCCGGACTCGCCGGGCTGTTCCTCCCAGTGCCGCTCGCCATCGCCGCCGGACTCCTGCTGGTCCACGGCATGCGCCAGTTCAGCTCCGTCGTCGGCCACCACATGACTCACGGCGCCAAGGTGATGCCCGGACCCGCATGGCTCCGCCGCGTCATCTACGACGTTGCCAGCGCCATGCTCCTGCTCCCGCGCTTCGAGGCCTACCGCCGCGACCATCAGCGGCATCACGCCTACGCCGCCGGTCCGCGCGATACGGACCAGCGCTTCATCGCCTGGCTCGGCGCACGCTTCGACGGCGTCGTGCCGTTCGGGCTCACCATCGTCGAGCCGCGCTTCCACGCCAGGTTCCTCTGGGCGCGTCTCCGGGCCAACCTAGCCGAAGGCCCCCTCGCTCGCCGCGCCCTCGCGCTCGCGTTCAACGCCGCCATGCTCTGGTCGGCGTCACTCGCGTGGGTAATGTTCGCCGGTGTGCTCTACCAGATCGCAACGCTCGTCCAATGGGCGAGCGAGCATCTCTGGGGCACGCGTCCCGAAGGCCAAGCCCCGATGGAGACCTCCATCGCGGTCACCTACGGCCGGCTCCTCCTGCCGGACCCCGGCGACCACTCGCTCCCGGGCCTGCTGGCCCACCTCGCCGTCTACGCGGCCTTCCGCTTCCTGCTCGTCACCGGCGACCTCGTCAATCATGACCTCCACCACCTCGCCATCGGTCCGTGGACGCACCACCCCTACGTCCGCAACCGGCTGATCCTCGAGGGTCGCATCCCGCTCCGGCAGACCGTGTCGTTGCAGGGAACGTTCCGCGTCGCGTTCGATTCCGCGCGCGGAACAGCCGATCCGCAGCCGCCCCGCAACATGGATGGCGGCCAGATGTTGGGCATGTAA
- the rfbF gene encoding glucose-1-phosphate cytidylyltransferase — MKVVILAGGAGTRFAEETDVRPKPMIEVGGKPILWHIIRHYAHFGFKDFVIALGYKGEVIKKYFVDYFSLSSDLTVSLGTGQVRTRNGGVLDVNVELIDTGVRTQTGGRIKRLKPHIGDGAFMLTWGDGVSNVNLKDLLAFHRGHGKLATVTVVRPPARFGHVVLNGDCVTEFEEKPQAAEGWINGAFFVLEPEAIDYVASDSTQWEKEPMAGLARDGQLMAYRHDSFWQCMDTARDRVLLQKLWDSDPPWKVWG, encoded by the coding sequence GTGAAAGTAGTGATTCTCGCGGGCGGCGCCGGCACGCGTTTCGCCGAGGAGACCGATGTACGGCCAAAGCCGATGATCGAGGTCGGCGGCAAGCCGATCCTGTGGCATATCATCCGGCACTATGCTCATTTCGGTTTCAAAGATTTTGTGATCGCGCTCGGTTACAAGGGAGAAGTAATCAAGAAGTACTTCGTGGATTACTTTTCGCTATCCAGCGATTTGACTGTCTCACTCGGCACGGGCCAAGTCCGAACGCGCAACGGCGGCGTCCTGGACGTCAACGTAGAGCTGATCGATACCGGAGTCCGCACGCAAACCGGAGGAAGGATCAAGCGCCTGAAGCCGCACATTGGCGACGGGGCCTTCATGCTCACATGGGGCGACGGCGTCTCGAACGTAAACCTGAAGGACCTGCTGGCCTTTCATCGAGGGCACGGAAAGCTTGCCACGGTGACTGTGGTGCGCCCTCCGGCCCGCTTCGGGCATGTCGTGCTCAACGGTGATTGCGTCACTGAGTTCGAGGAAAAGCCGCAGGCCGCGGAAGGCTGGATCAATGGCGCATTCTTTGTCCTCGAACCGGAAGCCATCGATTATGTGGCGAGCGACTCGACGCAGTGGGAGAAGGAACCGATGGCGGGACTGGCCCGGGACGGGCAGTTGATGGCATATCGCCACGACTCGTTCTGGCAATGCATGGATACGGCGCGCGACCGGGTCCTGTTGCAGAAGCTTTGGGATTCGGATCCGCCGTGGAAAGTCTGGGGTTGA